The genomic interval TGACCTCTCGGCCTACTACGATCATCCCGAGGATCATGCGCTCCCGCAAAAGATATGAATAAATACGTCatcgagttgcagcaagaatcGATGATTTTTCTCCGAAACCAAACAAAGAAATACTTACTCTTTGTTCGAGTACGAAGAGCTTTCCATGGACGATTAATGGGTCGAAGCGGGGTATTTACCAGGTGGAGAGTCGTTTAgcagagaagaaagaaaagagtgAGTTCCAAGTAAGATAGGAGGAGATGAAGTCGATTCCGTAGCGATGAAGTGGCCATTCGATTACGAGTGTTAATGGGTCTAACCCAAATGCTGTGGCTATGTAACCCAAATCTATTCGTTGATCCTCACAAACAGCGAGCTGAAGTAGGTTGGAAAGTGAAGGACAGTAGAGTAAGAGCATGATCCTTCTTCTACCTTTGTCTTCCTCAGACATAGATATTTTCTGGTATGGAAGGAAAGTTGGTTGTGTCTTCTCGATCGGTGACTGTGAGCAGGGACGGACCCAAGTGTATTAGTTTGGGGGCTATAGCCTCCTTAGCAAAAATATTgccttttcaaaaattaaatgtaattttttaaatttgataattatagatCAAAATCGTAAAAAAAGctcccataaaattaaataaatctagtaagaataattataatataggtataaatatttttgaatgATAAATAAGCCCCACAAAGTAAAATTTCTGGGTCCGTGACTGATTGTGAGTGATCACTCTACTCAGTTCTTCAAGTAACCTTGTTGACATGCTCTGGTGTTTATTCCTTTCAAGAGCGATGCAACCTTGTTGTAAatgattaatgaaaaattttcATTCTGGACAAAATTTATGATacatgttactttttttttttgtgttgacagaattttattagattgtTTTCTTATTTAGCATTACTAATACTAGATTAATTAGGGGTATGATAAAATAACCCCTCCAAAATTATTGCATTTTTGCTTTGTAATTTTTGCGAGATTTTGAAGTTTCAATGAACTAATGAAAACTGATAatgtaagaatttttttttgctaaaagcAAACTCAAGTTATCATCcgaactaataaaaaaaaattaaaatttattaattgacATTGATTTCCAACtagcttaaaaaaattataggatttttgtaaatttattcgGATTGTATTAAGCTGGTTGTAGCGGTTACTTTATTATACCTCTAATTAATCTAGTAATGCTATATTAAACGtctaaaattctatatttttatgttatattagTTTTCAGGTCAATTATGTTTAAGTCAATGATACTTATTCATACTAATAACATTTAGGATACTTTcacaattcattttttttttcaaatgcatCCCTATctgttttggtatttaaaagtaatttttaatctattttttttataattatataagacatcttaaaaaatttagagaaattcaaaataatttataatataagaaATATTATTCAAATAGTCTATTTCACACAAATAAAACAGTCACGCTTGCAACATATTCATATTTCAGCGTATTaaattcttttaaattttttaaaagtttataggatgtcttaaataattataatgtacatgactataaaaaaattgaactaaTAAATTGTCTCGGATGCCAAAACAGGTGGCAATTTGTGTTCGTCGGTCATGTTGGTGTTGTGTCGAGACTTAGGTTTGCAAACAAATATCAAACCTAACCCGACCCATTTATTAATCgtgtcaaaaattaaaacccAAACTCAATCGTTTTTTAAATGGATTGACCTGACTTATCCtgtttatataaaaaatcatgCTTAATTTTAGTTAACTTATCAACTCATTAACATGTTTATAAAAAACTTAACATGTTTACAATCTTATTATAACATATTTATGAgcaatttaacatatttatatcttatttaactaaaaaaatataatttacatattataaatttaaaaacataTACTCTTACATAGATTATTATCGtatcatttttaaattaagCGTATCAAACTAAAAgtaagagcattgttattagggCACCAGTGATGCCTAGCACCTTCTCAACATAccgcgttgcgattggctagcgatattccttaaaagctattatattaaattatatgagacccgatatttaatttgaccaatagcgatattaaaAGATAGAAAGGTAATAGACACCACGGATAGCTTTTAGGATTTTTctttactaaataaattaactTTATCAAGTTAAAAATTACCCATATTCATTTAAAACAAACGGGTTTAGAGGTATATCGGTGTACAATGACGGCGCGAACTACAGCTTCTCATTtctgaaaaaatataaaaacatagggaaattctataatgcacccccttaaaagggatatACAGATACATCTCTATCTGTTTcagtatccgaaataattttttagtcaaattttttctcatagtcatgtaaattatagttatttaagacatcctgcaaaattttaagaaattcggaaaAATTTAACATGCCGAAAATTACGTTctaacagtgtgttgcacgcgtgactattttattttatacgcgtgtaaaatagactgtttgaacattgttttctatattgtaaattattctgaatctctcaaaattttgtagaatatcttaaatagctataacgtatatgaatataaaaaaaattagactaaattttttttctaaatgccGAAATAAGTAGAGGATGCATCAGTACATCCTTTTAAATGGGTGCGTAGAATCACCCAAAAATATATAATGGAAAATGTAAAGGCACACTCAAATTCAACCCCTttcttagttggaccaatacgGTGCGCTTTCTCTTTCCAGACGCAgacagagaaagagagagaagagaagagaagagatccCATTTCCATATGTGATCTTTCCccatttcttctctctctctctaaaatcTTATACCAGAAGAAAGGTGGGCTTCTCTTCTCTCCTCCTCATTGCGAACAACAAGCCTTTTCTAACAGCTTACCACAGCATCGCAGTTTGGCGGGTTTGGGTTCCTTCCTCTTTTCTCCTTGTTTTTTTTTGCTTACTTCTTTCAGTGATTTCAAAATTAGGGTTTTGATTTTCAATCTTTTCGTACCCACCGATAAAGATTTGTTCTctgataactattttttttttcaccaaCTTCTTTGGAATTAGGGTTTTTGGGGTTTCGTTTGATATAAAATTTGAGATGTATGCTGATCGAGAGGACGCTGAGAATAGGAGGTCGATAAAGGACCGTCTTAATGGTAGCTTTAGAGATTTCGGGTCAAGTTGGTCTATTCGAGCCAATAAGACTAGAGAATGTCGAAGTACTAATTTCCCTTGAAATGCTTTGTTTATTTGCatttgatattttgaggaagtactaattttattttgtactcTTGGCTATTGGGTAATGGGTTTTCAGTGGAAAAATTTCTCAATCGTTAATCTTTAGCTTTTTTTTAGGTATTGTGAGGTTTGGAAGCACAATTATGACTGAGTAGTTGTTATTCCCTTTTGCAGACAAAGGCAAGATGACAAATGGGAACATGATCTTTATGAGGATAATGAAGCTCAAGTTTCAAGTATGGATTAAAATAATATCACATGCAATGCAACTGAAAACTAATTAATGTCTATTGTTGGTTTTCAGTATGTATCttatgttgttttgagtttgaCTATGTGTTAATGGCTTATGAAGATCGCCAAATTGATTCTCGAGATCTTCGTTTGAAGCTCCAAAGGAAAAATCAACAAGCATCTGTAAGTGGAAGAGGGTCTCATTCAGGCGTGAGAGATCTTCGTGAAAAGCTTTCTGGTAGTATGGATCCACAGCCTGTGAATTACGATCCACATAAGCCTTCACTGGAGGCCGCCAAGCCAACCAGGAGAAGTGTTGCTGTTGCAGTTGCACCGGAGAATAGAAAGGTTGCCAATTCAGCTGCTAAGAAGAAGGCCCCACAAAAGGCATGAATGGATTATTTTTACCATATTTTGCTTTAGCTtagttttttgaaaaatagtaatcACAATACAGCACAATCTTGTTGTATAATAAATGAACTCAAATGAAACAAAAAGTTCACTAAATGAATGAAGTAATGATCCAAAAACACATGTTATTGTTAGTATTACTGTATTTAATCTTTCTGATTGTTTACTCATTGTTGGTCCAGGCAAGTACATCAGTGGATGGCTTTCTCTTTCTTTATCTAATACTCTTTTGTCAATTCTTGTGTGCCAATGCGACCCTCCGATCCGCCATCGGAGAAGAAGAATTCTCCGAGGAGTTGCTGCTGAGACCTTTACCAGATCGAAAGATTCTTGCCCACTTCCATTTCGGAATTAGTGCTCCGCCAATCAGCTCCAATGGCCACCACCACCATCTGTTCCCCAAAGCTATATCTCAGCTGGTATGAACTTGCTTGCCCTCttcttttgaaaattatttttgagggaaaaataaaaaggtaaaGGACTAAAATTTAGAGAGTAGAAATTCAATTATAGGAACTTTAACTCTCAGATCTtgtgaattttctatttttggttTCTGGGTCTAACTAATGttgattaattttagattcttcaagACCCTGATTTCAGTTCAATAAGAATGAATCTTTGAAAGTCCTGACTGATCCAATCGTTTTCTTAAATACTATATATTTCACTTCAAGAACAAACCCATGTGTATATTAGGAGCCATGGTGCCCAACACAATTATGAGTTAGCTTCATATAAATAGTTAGCGGTTGTCTATAATAGTTGTTAAAGTAAAATAAGGGagaagtgatattgaattgtacAAGATGTTAGGCACTATGGGTgcattttagcatttctcttaggTTAGTATATTCATGAGAAGTAGTAGGTGTTTGTAAATACTTAATAATTTACAGGATATTGTTCCATGGACAGGTTAAGAAATTTCAACTTAAGGAAATGGAATTGTCTTTCACACAAGGTCGCTGGAACTATGAAAGCTGGGGTGGTTTTGACCCCATACCAAGCAATAATGCCAAACCTCCTGGAGTTGAGTTATGGGCTGTCTTTGATGTTCCTCAACATCAAGTTGATGCTTCATGGAAGAATCTAACTCATGCTCTTTCTGGTCTGTTTTGTGCTTCCATCAACTTTTTAGAATCTTCAACCTCTTATTCTGCTCCTCAATGGGGATTTCGGTCGGCTTCAGGGAGTCTGAGATACGGTACTTTGCCAAGGGAGGCTGTTTGTACTGAGAATCTTACACCTTGGCTCAAGCTTCTTCCTTGTCGAGACAAAGCTGGGCTTGCTGCATTAATGGATAGACCGTCTATTTACAAAGGATTTTATCATTCGCAGCGTTTGCATTTGACCTCAAATGAATTTGATTCGAATGGTGTAGATTCAGGCATCCTACTTGAGCAAACACTTACAGTTGTTCTGCAGCCTCATGAGAGGAGAACCCTTATAACTTCCCAGGAAACAAAACCGCAACCAAGTTGGTCTTTGACTACAATTTTTGGGAGGGAAGTCAATGGAAGATGTGTTCTTGCTAAGTCCAGTAATGTATATCTTCAACTTGATGGGGGTCTAGTTGCTGAACTGGATAAGCTTCCGAAAGAAAATGAAATTTCTGTTGCTGATGATATAGTTTATGAAGGTTTGAGGAGTAGTCCTGGATTTCAATTGTCTGTGAAGCCTGACAGGGTACTGGAGGAAGTTGTTGGCTCCTATAAGAGTAACCCTTCACTTCTGTATGTATATTCGGTTGAGAAGTATAGCGAATCAGAGCCATTTGATTTGGGCCTAACATGGAAGCTTCCTGTTGTTTGGTCATGTCAGCAAGCACCATTACATGCTAGTAGATTCTTAATGGGAAGTGGGAATGAAAGGGGTGCTATTGCTATATCCTTCAAACCCACTGGATTGAATGGGAATCTATTGCATTTCGATACAACAAAAGAGAGTTGCAAATTGCAGGTTAAGATTTTCCAAGTAGTGccttggtatatcaaggtgtatTATCATACACTACAAGTATTTGTTGATGAACAACCACAAACAGTTTCAGATTCTGTTGAGAAGATGCACGTTTCGCCTTCTGAAGACAAGGTGTCACCTGGGTCGATGGAGATGTTACTAAAGCTCCCTTGTGCCATGAAATCAGCTGTTGTAACTCTAGAATTCGATAAGGTATGATTTCATCATACTGGCTCAAAATTGCAAGTGCCTCTATTTCCTTAATAACTAGATTAGTACATTTTTGTAGGGatttttgcatattgatgaataTCCACCAGATGCTAATCAGGGATTCGATATCCCGTCGGCCCTAGTAAGCTATCCAGATTTCCAAGCAAGCATACACTACATTGAAGATAAATCTTTGGAGACCTTACCTATTTTAGCAAAACTTCAGGTACAGTTCAAAAATGTTATGTTAATTATAAACATGTTCTACTTTGGATTAGATTTTGTATTTACTTTGTTTTTTTATGGATTTGTAATGTAGGAAAACAGTACTGTTCTGTCTTACACAGAAGTATTACTTGTCCCTTTAACCACTCCAGATTTTAGCATGCCATACAATGTCATCACCATTACATGCACAGTTTTCGCCTTATATTTTGGATCTTTACTAAATGTACTCCGTCGTCGCGTTGCTGAAGAAGAGAGATTTTTAAAGAACAAAGGTAAAACCATACTACTAATCGAGAATTTTCCTTTGTTTATGTTGTACCGGTAGTTCACTAACTCTGTTTGGTTCCAGATTCGAAGAAAGCCAGCCCCATATCTCGGTTCTTATCAAAGTTGTCTTCCAAGATTACAGGAAGACCGTTAAAAACAGCAGAGTCACCTTCCACAAAATCGTCTTTCTTCAGTTCAAAGCTCATACTCAAAATTATATTAGTGGCTGGAATTGCTGTTGTTTGGAAATTCTATTTGGAATGATGTCATCAGTAAACTTGTGTACATTAGGAACCAGCTAATTTTACAAGTAGGCTACACACTGAGATTCCAAATTCACTTTGAAAGTATTTTATTTCACTTTCAGTTTTGACAATCTCAAACTCTAAGAGAACTTTCAATCTTCATTCAACTCATTAGAGAACTCACGATCAGAGTACTTGTACACAATGTCATTACAcaaatttttacaaattttCTGTATGGAACTCTCACAATTTACAATAGGaataatgtttgaaaaattaaaaataataaaagttgaaTTCATCTGATTTTCTTGTAGGGAGCTGAAACAATAGCTTCATCAACATCATTTTCCCTTGTCCTCTTCATGGGAGTGCATCTAAAACGGTTGCTTGAAATGCTTTTAGAGAAGTCATTATTATTATCCTTTTCTAGGATATCTGAAAACAAACcccatattatatattatcagCTATGCTATAATAAGGAACAAAAACAAAGGTTTGACTGATACAAAGTCAGAACACTATAATCTGATGTACCTGACCTGTACAGGTTTCAATTTCATTGATCCTTAGCTTCTTTAATAGGCTTAAGTCTTCAACTAAATGATTTCTCTTAAAACAAAGGCCTTTGGACAATATGGGACTTGCGCAAAAATCCCCATTTTTACCTAAAGCACAATGGACTTGAATTCGTATAACATCAATTTATGAATCTCAATATACAAATAGTCACATTTCATTTCATAATAGAAAGAGCTGATATATTTACAAACTGAATTATACCCTATTGATCCAACCAAACCAAACTTAAATCACATCAAAAATGCCAAACACATTcccctatatatataaaggagaccTTGCCAGCCTTGTCTTGCTCTACAAAAATTCATTTGCAATGTTTACATTCCTTAACATCAAGTTCAACCtgcatttcaatataatatgaTTACTAATTTGTTTATAGTTCTTCCTTTATGTTTAATTAAGTTTCAGTTAGTATTATTCTAAGCTAGTTGAAAGGGCTGGCATTAAACTTTCATAGATTACCTTAACATGAATGTTCGATTGAGGTGATCGGCAACAGGAGCAGTTAGCGGAGGAAAAACCAAGGCGATTGGAAAGCTTTCGAAGTATAACTCTTAGGTAATTGTAGATGCTGCACATACACAACCAACAATATGCAATTTCTTAGATGAGAGTCTATATGGTATTTACTTCAAGTATCTGAAAGCACAATTTGGCCACACAGGTTACCTTAGTCTATGCCTATTGCAGGATGCAACGAATGCAGATAGAACGCTTATAATACTTCGGATAGAGCGAAATACCTACACATCACATCAATGCAGAATCAAAGAGAAAACCATTTATCCAAAAAAGAGTTTATCAATAGAAGATGCATCAAAGAGAGGAACCTTTGAGAATAGATCTTTCCAAAGAGAATGCCAAAGTGAGAACTCAGACGGCTGAGGCTTTATACGAACAAGATTTATGAGCCGAGTCATGGTGTTTACAACCACCATGAAGGAACTCTCAATAACTTCATATATTTCACAAAATAGAGCACCCAAGTAACTTGCCAATGTAAGAAAACTTTGTATA from Cannabis sativa cultivar Pink pepper isolate KNU-18-1 chromosome 4, ASM2916894v1, whole genome shotgun sequence carries:
- the LOC115712936 gene encoding uncharacterized protein LOC115712936 isoform X1; the encoded protein is MYADREDAENRRSIKDRLNGSFRDFGSSWSIRANKTRECRIVIPFCRQRQDDKWEHDLYEDNEAQVSNRQIDSRDLRLKLQRKNQQASVSGRGSHSGVRDLREKLSGSMDPQPVNYDPHKPSLEAAKPTRRSVAVAVAPENRKVANSAAKKKAPQKASTSVDGFLFLYLILFCQFLCANATLRSAIGEEEFSEELLLRPLPDRKILAHFHFGISAPPISSNGHHHHLFPKAISQLVKKFQLKEMELSFTQGRWNYESWGGFDPIPSNNAKPPGVELWAVFDVPQHQVDASWKNLTHALSGLFCASINFLESSTSYSAPQWGFRSASGSLRYGTLPREAVCTENLTPWLKLLPCRDKAGLAALMDRPSIYKGFYHSQRLHLTSNEFDSNGVDSGILLEQTLTVVLQPHERRTLITSQETKPQPSWSLTTIFGREVNGRCVLAKSSNVYLQLDGGLVAELDKLPKENEISVADDIVYEGLRSSPGFQLSVKPDRVLEEVVGSYKSNPSLLYVYSVEKYSESEPFDLGLTWKLPVVWSCQQAPLHASRFLMGSGNERGAIAISFKPTGLNGNLLHFDTTKESCKLQVKIFQVVPWYIKVYYHTLQVFVDEQPQTVSDSVEKMHVSPSEDKVSPGSMEMLLKLPCAMKSAVVTLEFDKGFLHIDEYPPDANQGFDIPSALVSYPDFQASIHYIEDKSLETLPILAKLQENSTVLSYTEVLLVPLTTPDFSMPYNVITITCTVFALYFGSLLNVLRRRVAEEERFLKNKDSKKASPISRFLSKLSSKITGRPLKTAESPSTKSSFFSSKLILKIILVAGIAVVWKFYLE
- the LOC115712936 gene encoding uncharacterized protein LOC115712936 isoform X3 encodes the protein MYADREDAENRRSIKDRLNGSFRDFGSSWSIRANKTRECRIVIPFCRQRQDDKWEHDLYEDNEAQVSNRQIDSRDLRLKLQRKNQQASVSGRGSHSGVRDLREKLSGSMDPQPVNYDPHKPSLEAAKPTRRSVANSAAKKKAPQKASTSVDGFLFLYLILFCQFLCANATLRSAIGEEEFSEELLLRPLPDRKILAHFHFGISAPPISSNGHHHHLFPKAISQLVKKFQLKEMELSFTQGRWNYESWGGFDPIPSNNAKPPGVELWAVFDVPQHQVDASWKNLTHALSGLFCASINFLESSTSYSAPQWGFRSASGSLRYGTLPREAVCTENLTPWLKLLPCRDKAGLAALMDRPSIYKGFYHSQRLHLTSNEFDSNGVDSGILLEQTLTVVLQPHERRTLITSQETKPQPSWSLTTIFGREVNGRCVLAKSSNVYLQLDGGLVAELDKLPKENEISVADDIVYEGLRSSPGFQLSVKPDRVLEEVVGSYKSNPSLLYVYSVEKYSESEPFDLGLTWKLPVVWSCQQAPLHASRFLMGSGNERGAIAISFKPTGLNGNLLHFDTTKESCKLQVKIFQVVPWYIKVYYHTLQVFVDEQPQTVSDSVEKMHVSPSEDKVSPGSMEMLLKLPCAMKSAVVTLEFDKGFLHIDEYPPDANQGFDIPSALVSYPDFQASIHYIEDKSLETLPILAKLQENSTVLSYTEVLLVPLTTPDFSMPYNVITITCTVFALYFGSLLNVLRRRVAEEERFLKNKDSKKASPISRFLSKLSSKITGRPLKTAESPSTKSSFFSSKLILKIILVAGIAVVWKFYLE
- the LOC115712936 gene encoding uncharacterized protein LOC115712936 isoform X2, with the translated sequence MVALEISGQVGLFEPIRLENVEVLISLEMLCLFAFDILRKQRQDDKWEHDLYEDNEAQVSNRQIDSRDLRLKLQRKNQQASVSGRGSHSGVRDLREKLSGSMDPQPVNYDPHKPSLEAAKPTRRSVAVAVAPENRKVANSAAKKKAPQKASTSVDGFLFLYLILFCQFLCANATLRSAIGEEEFSEELLLRPLPDRKILAHFHFGISAPPISSNGHHHHLFPKAISQLVKKFQLKEMELSFTQGRWNYESWGGFDPIPSNNAKPPGVELWAVFDVPQHQVDASWKNLTHALSGLFCASINFLESSTSYSAPQWGFRSASGSLRYGTLPREAVCTENLTPWLKLLPCRDKAGLAALMDRPSIYKGFYHSQRLHLTSNEFDSNGVDSGILLEQTLTVVLQPHERRTLITSQETKPQPSWSLTTIFGREVNGRCVLAKSSNVYLQLDGGLVAELDKLPKENEISVADDIVYEGLRSSPGFQLSVKPDRVLEEVVGSYKSNPSLLYVYSVEKYSESEPFDLGLTWKLPVVWSCQQAPLHASRFLMGSGNERGAIAISFKPTGLNGNLLHFDTTKESCKLQVKIFQVVPWYIKVYYHTLQVFVDEQPQTVSDSVEKMHVSPSEDKVSPGSMEMLLKLPCAMKSAVVTLEFDKGFLHIDEYPPDANQGFDIPSALVSYPDFQASIHYIEDKSLETLPILAKLQENSTVLSYTEVLLVPLTTPDFSMPYNVITITCTVFALYFGSLLNVLRRRVAEEERFLKNKDSKKASPISRFLSKLSSKITGRPLKTAESPSTKSSFFSSKLILKIILVAGIAVVWKFYLE
- the LOC115712936 gene encoding uncharacterized protein LOC115712936 isoform X4; the encoded protein is MSKQRQDDKWEHDLYEDNEAQVSNRQIDSRDLRLKLQRKNQQASVSGRGSHSGVRDLREKLSGSMDPQPVNYDPHKPSLEAAKPTRRSVAVAVAPENRKVANSAAKKKAPQKASTSVDGFLFLYLILFCQFLCANATLRSAIGEEEFSEELLLRPLPDRKILAHFHFGISAPPISSNGHHHHLFPKAISQLVKKFQLKEMELSFTQGRWNYESWGGFDPIPSNNAKPPGVELWAVFDVPQHQVDASWKNLTHALSGLFCASINFLESSTSYSAPQWGFRSASGSLRYGTLPREAVCTENLTPWLKLLPCRDKAGLAALMDRPSIYKGFYHSQRLHLTSNEFDSNGVDSGILLEQTLTVVLQPHERRTLITSQETKPQPSWSLTTIFGREVNGRCVLAKSSNVYLQLDGGLVAELDKLPKENEISVADDIVYEGLRSSPGFQLSVKPDRVLEEVVGSYKSNPSLLYVYSVEKYSESEPFDLGLTWKLPVVWSCQQAPLHASRFLMGSGNERGAIAISFKPTGLNGNLLHFDTTKESCKLQVKIFQVVPWYIKVYYHTLQVFVDEQPQTVSDSVEKMHVSPSEDKVSPGSMEMLLKLPCAMKSAVVTLEFDKGFLHIDEYPPDANQGFDIPSALVSYPDFQASIHYIEDKSLETLPILAKLQENSTVLSYTEVLLVPLTTPDFSMPYNVITITCTVFALYFGSLLNVLRRRVAEEERFLKNKDSKKASPISRFLSKLSSKITGRPLKTAESPSTKSSFFSSKLILKIILVAGIAVVWKFYLE
- the LOC115712936 gene encoding uncharacterized protein LOC115712936 isoform X5, with product MDPQPVNYDPHKPSLEAAKPTRRSVAVAVAPENRKVANSAAKKKAPQKASTSVDGFLFLYLILFCQFLCANATLRSAIGEEEFSEELLLRPLPDRKILAHFHFGISAPPISSNGHHHHLFPKAISQLVKKFQLKEMELSFTQGRWNYESWGGFDPIPSNNAKPPGVELWAVFDVPQHQVDASWKNLTHALSGLFCASINFLESSTSYSAPQWGFRSASGSLRYGTLPREAVCTENLTPWLKLLPCRDKAGLAALMDRPSIYKGFYHSQRLHLTSNEFDSNGVDSGILLEQTLTVVLQPHERRTLITSQETKPQPSWSLTTIFGREVNGRCVLAKSSNVYLQLDGGLVAELDKLPKENEISVADDIVYEGLRSSPGFQLSVKPDRVLEEVVGSYKSNPSLLYVYSVEKYSESEPFDLGLTWKLPVVWSCQQAPLHASRFLMGSGNERGAIAISFKPTGLNGNLLHFDTTKESCKLQVKIFQVVPWYIKVYYHTLQVFVDEQPQTVSDSVEKMHVSPSEDKVSPGSMEMLLKLPCAMKSAVVTLEFDKGFLHIDEYPPDANQGFDIPSALVSYPDFQASIHYIEDKSLETLPILAKLQENSTVLSYTEVLLVPLTTPDFSMPYNVITITCTVFALYFGSLLNVLRRRVAEEERFLKNKDSKKASPISRFLSKLSSKITGRPLKTAESPSTKSSFFSSKLILKIILVAGIAVVWKFYLE